The Geothrix oryzae DNA window TGAGGCCGCGCACCAGCCGGACCAGCTCCATGATGCCGGTGTAGAGGACATTGAGCAGGAAGCCCAGGAGGAAGGCCAGGAGGATGACGCTCTGGATCTTGATGTTCTCGCCGAAGATGACGACTTCCCGCACCAGCAGGTCGTGGTTGGTCAGGTACAGGTTGCCCAGTACGAACAGCACGAAGGCCAGGAGCACGAAGAAGAACACATTCACTAGACGCATGGGCCGACCTCGAAAGCTGGGCTTAGCATGACATGACAGGCCGCCGTCTTCACCGTTCGGCGCGTGCGCCCTGCGATAACCCCTGCGATAACGAGGGTCAGCCTTCAGCGGGACGGTCGATCCACTCCTTCGCCGCTTTGAGATCCGCCCAGACGGCCCGGCGCACATCCTGCGTGTACTGGCGCAGCACATAGGCGGGGTGGAAGGTGGGCATGACAGGGATCTCCCGGCCCCCGACCTGCACGCGCTTCCACTGGCCCCGCACCCGGGTGATGCCTTCGCTGATGCCCACCAGCTCGCGCAGGGGCGTGGCCCCCAGCGTGACGATGACGGCGGGGCGGACGAGCTCGATCTGCCGGTGGAGGTAGCCCAGGCAGGCGCAGGCCTCGTCGGGCGTGGGCGTGCGGTTGTCCGGGGGGCGGCACTTGACGACATTCGCGATGTAGGTCTCTTCGCGTTTCAGGCCGATGGCCCCGATCATCTTGTCCAGCAGCTCGCCGGCCTTGCCCACGAAGGGCCGGCCCTGCAGGTCCTCGTCGCGGCCCGGGCCTTCGCCCACGAACATGAGCTTGGCGTGGGGGTCGCCCTCGCCGAAGACGAACTTCAGTCGGCTGGGACCCAGGGGGCAGGCCAGGCAGCCTTGGATGGCCTGCTGCAGGGCCGTCAGATCGGGGGCGGCGGCCACGGCTTCGGGAGGCGGGCAGCCGATGGGATCGGCTGGCGGCGCATAGGCTGAGGGCGCGGGAGGGACCGGCCTGGGCGCCCGTTTGACTTCGGGGCCGGCCGGGACGCGGGCCGGCGCCGGCCGGGCGGGGGGCGCGGATGAGGGCACCGCCGCCTGGGGTTGGGCCTGGGCGGGTTCCACGGGCTCGCGGACGAATCCCATCACCCCCAGATCCTCGAGGGTGTCCCGCCAGGCTCGGAGAGGCTCGTCCATGGCTTCCAGCCTAGCCCGGAACTTCCGCCCTGCATCGGGCATCCTAGAGCGTCGGAGCCCGTGCATGGAGCAGTCCCCCCAAGAAACCCCATTCGGCACCCAGGAGGCTTTCCACGCCGCCTTTGCCGAACTTTATCCAAGGCTCGTGAGCTATGCACGGCGTTACGGGGCGACCTTCCCGGAGGACATCGCCCAGGAGGCCTTCGTCATCCTCATGCAGCGGGAGGAGCGGGTGGAGCATCCCACCGCCTTCCTGTACGGCACCGTGCGAACCCTGTCCCTGACCGAGCGCCGCCCCATGAAGAACCAGAACCTCAGCCTGGAATCCGTCGCCGAGCCCGGCCTGGCCGGGGGCGCGGACGATCTGGTGCTGAACCAGGAGGTCCGGGAGCGGATGCGGCTGCTGTCGCCCACCTTCCGCGAAGCCCTGTGGTTGTTCGTGGTCGAGGGCCTCGCCATCCGGGAAATCGCGGACATCCTCAACATCCCCGAGGCCACCGTGAAGACCCGCATCCACCGGGCCAAGGCCCAACTCAAAGATCAGCTCAACCCCTCAGGAGGCGTGCATGTCCTGGTCTGATCCCGCTCGGCGATTCGAACCTGCCGAGGATGTTCAGTTGCGGGCCGAGCTCCGCGACCTGCTGGGCCTCGGCCCCGTGGTCGCCAGCGCCCCCGCCGTGCCCGGCGCCAATCCGAACATGGGGCCCAATCCCGAATTGACCGCCCTGGCGGATGACCTTCGCCGCGAGGCCCTGCGCCGCCGCCGCACCGAGCGCAAGCGGCCGTCCTGGGGCCTCTTGGCCGCCGCCGCCCTGCCGCTCCTGGCCGCCCTGGCCGGCATGGGCACCTGGGGTTTCCAGCAGAAGCAGCGGGCCGACGGCCTCGCCGCCCAGGCCCAACAGCAGTCCCGGGAACTGGACCGGCTGGCCGCCGCCCACGCCTCGGATCTGGCCAAGGAGCGCCAGGCCAAGGAGGAAGTCCAGCAACAGCTTCAACTGGCCTCGAAGAAGGGGGGAGGGCGGAAGGCGGATCCCTACCTGGTCATCCCCGTGGAAAAGCCCCTGAAGTTCCAGAGTGACGATTATCAGCGGGTCAAGCAGAAGCCCCAGCAATAGCCTGCGCCGCAGCGGCACGATCCTGGCAATCTGAAGGGCAAGGTGTGCCCATGGCCAGCAATCCATTGCTTCTCCTCATCCTCCTCCTTTCGGCCCTCGCCACGGTGTTGGCCGGGATGGGCGTGTTCAGCAACAACCGCCCGCCCGATCCCCGGCTGAACAACCTGATGAACGAGCTCGACGACATCAAGGGCATGCTTTCCCAGCTCCAGAAGTCCGTCCTGCAGACGGAGCGGAAGCTGGAAAAGGAGATCCAGACCAACCGGAACGAGAACCGGGAGGTGGTCGAGAAGCTGGCCGATGTGCTCGACAAGCGGATGAAGGAGCTGGTGGGCTAAGTTGGGGTGAGGGCCGCGTGTCGCGGCCCTCACCCGGCCTGGCTGTGGTTGGCGGGGGTCCAGCCGCGCTCGTTCAGGAGCTTCACGCCCTGGATGCGGGTGAGGCGGAAGGCCATCTCCTCCTGGTGGAGGTGGCAGAAGGCCAGCAGGTGATCCTCCTGGATGGTGCGCGGTGACACGCGGCGCAGCTGGGTGCGGTGGGCCGCCGGAGGCAGGTAGGTGAGCTCCACCATGAGGGTGTGTCCGCCTGCGTATTCGAGGATGCGCTGCACCTCTTCCGCCAGCTGATCCTCGCCGCCCAGGTGCAGCATGGGGATGCGGCGCTGGACTTCCTGGTAGAGGAAGGGGTCCTCGTCGTGGAGGCGCTGGAGGGATGAGCGCACCATCTGCTGCACCGGCTCCAGGTGGTGGTTCATGCCCTTCTCGTCGACGAAGGCGAGGGCGGCCAGGGCCCAGAGGTAGAGCTTCTCGTCGGCATCCAGGCTCAGGGCGAGGAAGCGGCCGGGCTTGGGCATGAAGCCCGCCTGCTTGAGGAGGGCGTGGGCATTGCCGTCGCCGCGCACCTCCAGCACGGTGTCGGAGAGCGAGCCCAGCTTGAGGGGGGCCAGTTCGGGCCGCAGCTTCAGTTCATCGGCCAGATGCGGTGTGCGGGCCCGGACGAGCCTCACGCCCTGGTGCACTTCCACTTCGCCCACGCGGCGGGAGAGGTCCTCCAGCAGCTGGAGCAGGGGCTGGGGCAGGGTCTGCGTGGAGGCGCCCAGGCGCTGGCCCAGGTCGTCAAGGGGGACGCCCGCGTCGAGGGCCCGCACCAGGGTGGCGTGGCTCACGCGGAAGGTGCCCATGGCATCGAGGGCCTCCACATCGGCCAGCTGGGCGAGCTGGAGCAGGCGGTGGGGGTTCTGGAGCAGGGGGGTCAGCAGCTCGAGGGTGGGCTGCAGGACCATGGGCTGATCCAGCGCCAGGGGTTGCCAATGGGCCGCGGTGGCCTTGAGGTCGCGCAACAGGTACTCGTGGGCCAGGGCCTCGCCGTGTTCCGTGAGCTGGAGGTGCGCGAAGTCCGCATCGCCCCGGATGATGCCCATGCGGCTGAGGAAGGGCAGGAAGACCGATCGCGTGCGCTCCTCGTCCAGGGGGTGCAGGGTCTTGAGGAAGGCGAGGAAGGGCTGGACGGCGAGCACCTGGCTCCGGCGCTCCAGCAGATGCTGCATGAGGAAGTGGCGATCCTCGGCGGGGGGCATGCCCCAGGCCTTGAGGTCGTGCTCGAGGAGGCTGGCGAAGGCCCGCTCGGCCACCCAGCGCGGCGGATGGCTGGTCACGGCGGGGAGCAGCGTCTCCACGCGCCCGTCGCGATTCCAGAGCAGGCCCAGCCGGTGCAGCAGGGTGAAGAGCAGCGTGGCGTCCTGCTCCTCCTGGAGCATGGCGTTGCGCTGCATGAGCTGGCCGAGCTCCTTCTTGGCGGGAAGGCCGCCCTTCAACACGCGCAGGCCGGGGACGCAGCGGAGCAGGACGCTCGTGAGGGCCAGGGAGAAGCGGAAGGGCTCGGCGGCCCGCAGCTT harbors:
- a CDS encoding RNA polymerase sigma factor; protein product: MEQSPQETPFGTQEAFHAAFAELYPRLVSYARRYGATFPEDIAQEAFVILMQREERVEHPTAFLYGTVRTLSLTERRPMKNQNLSLESVAEPGLAGGADDLVLNQEVRERMRLLSPTFREALWLFVVEGLAIREIADILNIPEATVKTRIHRAKAQLKDQLNPSGGVHVLV
- a CDS encoding uracil-DNA glycosylase, yielding MDEPLRAWRDTLEDLGVMGFVREPVEPAQAQPQAAVPSSAPPARPAPARVPAGPEVKRAPRPVPPAPSAYAPPADPIGCPPPEAVAAAPDLTALQQAIQGCLACPLGPSRLKFVFGEGDPHAKLMFVGEGPGRDEDLQGRPFVGKAGELLDKMIGAIGLKREETYIANVVKCRPPDNRTPTPDEACACLGYLHRQIELVRPAVIVTLGATPLRELVGISEGITRVRGQWKRVQVGGREIPVMPTFHPAYVLRQYTQDVRRAVWADLKAAKEWIDRPAEG
- a CDS encoding helicase-associated domain-containing protein encodes the protein MGHWTIVCTQVPMTLTHYQLLSNCSDEQLRTICERRRLPIPIRWEDGAEGRVRLLKTMVFHLEDHKRLSDTLADLDSGSLVALKHLASEGILPAAGTLEALRDLGLILPDGEGWGVAERVADALDDFDDGALSFQAPAEVKLRAAEPFRFSLALTSVLLRCVPGLRVLKGGLPAKKELGQLMQRNAMLQEEQDATLLFTLLHRLGLLWNRDGRVETLLPAVTSHPPRWVAERAFASLLEHDLKAWGMPPAEDRHFLMQHLLERRSQVLAVQPFLAFLKTLHPLDEERTRSVFLPFLSRMGIIRGDADFAHLQLTEHGEALAHEYLLRDLKATAAHWQPLALDQPMVLQPTLELLTPLLQNPHRLLQLAQLADVEALDAMGTFRVSHATLVRALDAGVPLDDLGQRLGASTQTLPQPLLQLLEDLSRRVGEVEVHQGVRLVRARTPHLADELKLRPELAPLKLGSLSDTVLEVRGDGNAHALLKQAGFMPKPGRFLALSLDADEKLYLWALAALAFVDEKGMNHHLEPVQQMVRSSLQRLHDEDPFLYQEVQRRIPMLHLGGEDQLAEEVQRILEYAGGHTLMVELTYLPPAAHRTQLRRVSPRTIQEDHLLAFCHLHQEEMAFRLTRIQGVKLLNERGWTPANHSQAG